One window from the genome of Verrucomicrobiia bacterium encodes:
- a CDS encoding DUF1801 domain-containing protein: MKKQKNGTKEGKTADSASRLIEARIKELKDWRGETLARVRSLIKQADPQVLEEWKWSVPVWSHDGIICTGETYKSAVKLTFAKGAWLKDPSGLFNSSLEGNTRRAIDIHEGGKIDEKALKALIRAAAALNASSAKAKAGRAS; the protein is encoded by the coding sequence ATGAAGAAACAAAAGAACGGCACGAAAGAAGGAAAAACAGCGGATTCCGCTTCGCGGCTTATCGAAGCGAGGATCAAGGAGCTGAAGGACTGGCGGGGCGAGACCCTGGCCCGGGTCCGGAGCCTTATCAAGCAGGCCGATCCCCAAGTGCTTGAGGAATGGAAGTGGAGCGTTCCGGTGTGGTCGCATGACGGGATCATCTGCACCGGCGAAACGTACAAGAGCGCCGTAAAACTCACCTTTGCCAAAGGCGCCTGGCTGAAGGATCCTTCCGGTCTTTTTAATTCCAGTCTTGAAGGGAATACGCGCCGCGCCATCGACATCCATGAAGGCGGGAAGATCGATGAAAAAGCGCTGAAGGCGCTCATTCGCGCGGCCGCGGCGCTGAACGCGTCCTCGGCAAAAGCAAAGGCCGGCCGTGCCTCCTAA
- a CDS encoding DUF2061 domain-containing protein, whose product MSWRFIATVVTTSVVWLLTGKGKFALTVGLIDTTIKLAAYFFHERIWLRVPFGRKNIEYEI is encoded by the coding sequence CTGAGCTGGAGGTTCATTGCGACGGTCGTCACCACGTCCGTCGTGTGGCTGCTGACCGGCAAAGGAAAATTCGCGCTCACCGTCGGCCTTATCGATACCACCATCAAGCTCGCGGCCTATTTTTTCCACGAGCGCATCTGGCTCCGGGTTCCCTTCGGCCGAAAAAACATCGAATACGAAATCTAA
- a CDS encoding GFA family protein: MPPKTYHGSCDCGRVRFDTELDLDAGTFKCNCKICWKGRFWGAMVKPETFRILSGEGDMTVYGERRLHHFCKHCGIKLFGRGADGIRIAVNLASLDDLDPRALAGAPVRYVDGRSDNFSAAPGFTGHL; encoded by the coding sequence GTGCCTCCTAAGACCTATCATGGAAGCTGCGACTGCGGCAGGGTGCGCTTTGATACAGAGCTGGACCTGGACGCGGGAACCTTCAAGTGCAATTGCAAAATATGCTGGAAGGGCCGCTTCTGGGGGGCCATGGTGAAGCCGGAAACCTTCCGCATTCTTTCGGGCGAAGGGGACATGACCGTTTACGGCGAGCGGCGGCTCCATCACTTCTGCAAACATTGCGGCATCAAGCTTTTCGGCCGGGGCGCCGATGGTATCCGGATAGCGGTCAATCTGGCTTCGCTGGACGATCTTGATCCGCGCGCGCTGGCCGGAGCGCCTGTACGTTATGTGGACGGCCGCAGCGACAACTTTTCGGCCGCGCCCGGATTTACCGGGCACCTTTGA